A part of Schistosoma mansoni strain Puerto Rico chromosome W, complete genome genomic DNA contains:
- a CDS encoding putative nitrogen fixation protein nifu, translating into MISRLGICQSTITRCLRQHASAYHKNVIDHYENPRNVGSLDKKDTSVGTGLVGAPACGDVMKLQIKVDENGKIIDAKFKTFGCGSAIASSSLATEWVKGKTIDEAAKIKNSDIAKELKLPPVKLHCSMLAEDAIQAAIKDYKKKST; encoded by the exons ATGATTTCTCGTCTTGGGATATGTCAGTCAACCATTACAAGATGTCTAAGACAGCATGCGTCGGCGTATCACAAGAATGTCATAGATCATTATGAGAACCCTCGTAATGTAGGCTCACTCGATAAGAAAGACACGTCTGTCGGTACTGGTTTGGTTGGTGCACCGGCCTGCGGAGATGTCATGAAGCTTCAAATAAAG GTAGATGAAAATGGGAAGATAATAGATGCGAAATTTAAAACATTTGGTTGTGGTTCGGCAATTGCATCTAGTTCACTGGCAACTGAATGGGTTAAAGGTAAAACAATTGATGAAGCtgcaaaaataaaaaatagtgATATTGCCAAAGAACTAAAACTTCCACCTGTCAAATTGCACTGTTCTA TGCTTGCTGAAGATGCTATCCAGGCTGCTATTAAAGATTATAAGAAAAAGTCTACTTGA